In Pyxicephalus adspersus chromosome 12, UCB_Pads_2.0, whole genome shotgun sequence, a genomic segment contains:
- the BAG5 gene encoding BAG family molecular chaperone regulator 5, which translates to MRMDMGNQHASITALHEIQRKVKDLEQSVAGFSGLQSDPEYRKLEKALTKQFFEIESIDTEGKGNIVQARKRAMEEVERLLKELEHNANHPCRLEIEKIFREAQCLVAQQIAPLYGGRRCIPEEFEEGIQNILMRLTQVKTEGKASLRKARYRTLTKVLAIQEILENCSKQQILALPLSTDAHPSVSKINTVMLEVNKARGSLIALLAGVNECETYRHLSCVLSGLIADLDALDVSGHVEVRNYRKEVVEEINNLLKYLDLEEEARFTSAYDLAKNQSIVKIEFIRKRSAEIKACILEKGHNISDIHVGTKSELQGLITQLDEVSVEKNPCIREARRRAVVEVQTVISYIDLKEALERRLGACNQTNPEHPSHATVWKVLGSLSDLQKEVLSFDGNRADKNYIRLEELLTNQLLALDAIDPQGDDRSKEARKQAVKFANNILSYLDMKTDEWEY; encoded by the coding sequence ATGAGAATGGATATGGGCAATCAACATGCTTCAATCACAGCACTTCACGAGATCCAACGGAAAGTCAAAGACCTCGAGCAAAGTGTGGCTGGCTTTAGTGGGTTGCAGAGTGACCCAGAGTATAGAAAGCTGGAAAAAGCCCTGACCAAGCAGTTCTTTGAAATTGAGTCGATTGATACAGAAGGAAAGGGCAATATTGTACAGGCCCGTAAAAGAGCAATGGAAGAAGTTGAGAGGCTTCTTAAGGAATTGGAGCACAATGCAAACCATCCCTGCCGCTTGGAGATAGAAAAGATATTTAGGGAGGCGCAATGTCTTGTAGCCCAGCAAATAGCCCCTTTGTATGGAGGGAGAAGATGTATCCCAGAGGAATTTGAAGAAGGTATTCAGAATATCTTAATGAGACTTACACAAGTCAAAACAGAAGGTAAAGCATCCTTAAGAAAAGCACGGTATCGCACCCTGACTAAAGTTCTTGCCATTCAAGAGATATTAGAGAACTGCTCAAAACAGCAGATCTTGGCACTTCCTCTCTCTACAGATGCACATCCATCTGTATCTAAAATTAACACTGTTATGCTCGAGGTAAACAAGGCTCGAGGCAGCCTCATTGCACTTCTTGCTGGTGTAAACGAATGTGAAACATACAGACACCTATCCTGTGTTCTCTCTGGGCTCATTGCAGACCTGGATGCATTGGATGTTTCTGGACACGTGGAAGTAAGGAACTATAGAAAAGAAGTTGTAGAGGAAATAAACAActtgttaaaatatttggatCTTGAGGAAGAAGCTCGTTTTACTAGCGCTTATGACTTGGCTAAAAATCAGTCCATTGTCAAAATCGAATTCATACGTAAAAGGTCTGCAGAAATAAAAGCCTGCATTTTAGAGAAAGGGCACAATATATCTGACATTCACGTGGGAACAAAATCTGAGCTTCAGGGTCTCATTACCCAGCTAGATGAAGTGAGCGTAGAGAAAAATCCTTGTATACGGGAAGCAAGAAGGAGAGCAGTGGTGGAGGTCCAAACTGTTATCAGCTATATCGACCTTAAGGAAGCTCTTGAAAGGAGACTGGGTGCCTGTAATCAGACCAATCCAGAACATCCATCTCACGCCACTGTTTGGAAGGTTCTTGGGAGCCTCTCTGATCTTCAGAAAGAAGTCCTCTCTTTTGATGGCAACAGAGCAGATAAAAATTACATTCGACTGGAAGAACTTCTTACCAATCAACTCCTTGCTTTAGATGCAATCGATCCCCAAGGAGATGACCGTTCAAAAGAAGCAAGAAAACAAGCTGTAAAGTTTGCCAATAATATTCTTAGCTATCTGGACATGAAAACCGATGAATGGGAGTACTAG